A single genomic interval of Flammeovirga agarivorans harbors:
- a CDS encoding glycoside hydrolase family 2 TIM barrel-domain containing protein, with product MNVLLKTIAIFTLCLTSSLVMAQKVSFNKDWLFTLNDSVEYTLSTYSTEHWRKVNLPHDFSIEQDFEKDNEGCTAFSSGGIGWYSKRFKSPALKNQKCFIVFDGVYNNAEFWLNGIKLGSHPYGYAPIYFDLSNYLNRDDSENILMVKVDHSRYADSRWYTGGGIYRNVDIVVTENVYIPVWGTFVTTPNIKNTTAEVAIQIDLRNDSGLSQSRKIHVDILDANNKVVGNSVQEVLFQNSKKKVINTKIVMDKPHFWDLNDPYLYSAKITLIENGKKVQENVTRFGVRDIHFDKDKGFFLNGRNVKIKGVCLHHDAGAVGAAVPKDVWRRRLTLLKEAGCNAIRSAHNPASDEFLDLCDELGFLVQNEFYDEWDLPKDKRYNMHDKEVDFITRGHAEHFQNWAEKDLKNTMLSSRNHPSIFQWSIGNEIEWTYPGNRGATGIFKETNKDDKMDWTLWRTEVPPHTPEEVREFWKNYPEQTFNIGATAKKLAEWTKEMDSTRYITANCILPTSSFETGYTDVLDVVGFSYKPHKYDYFKETYPNQIMMGTENVPRWYEWKAALERNFIAGVFLWTGIDYLGERRAKEWPLKATPHGLLDTAGFPRGSFYMFKSLWRDDIPVMSIYTQSAKHSIYKEGSNGKVVEKKKGYWELAPREWQDVNPYWNYKNGEETIVEVYSNCEEVELFQNGKSLGKQYLKDQEDYTYKWAVTYKKGKLEAGGTKNGVPSKVSLETTGEVTAIRISKDRSTMVANNADVSHFIAQLVDKKGRAVKNSEEEITFEIQGDHAFLGTDGGDTRKITNYKKHTATTVNGQCLMMVQSTDKPTKLIVTAYVNGKKLESNEVIVDINKKGTITQ from the coding sequence ATGAATGTATTATTAAAAACAATAGCAATTTTCACCTTATGCCTCACTTCATCTTTAGTGATGGCACAAAAGGTAAGCTTTAATAAGGACTGGTTATTTACACTAAATGATTCTGTTGAATATACTCTGAGTACTTACTCAACTGAGCATTGGAGAAAAGTGAACTTACCACATGACTTTTCTATCGAACAAGATTTTGAGAAAGATAATGAAGGATGTACTGCCTTTTCATCGGGTGGTATTGGTTGGTATAGTAAGCGTTTTAAATCACCTGCCTTAAAAAATCAGAAATGCTTTATTGTATTTGATGGAGTATACAACAATGCTGAGTTTTGGTTGAATGGGATAAAGTTGGGAAGCCATCCTTATGGTTATGCACCTATCTATTTTGATCTCTCCAATTATTTAAACCGAGATGATTCCGAGAATATACTTATGGTAAAAGTAGATCATAGCCGTTATGCAGATTCTAGATGGTATACAGGTGGCGGAATCTATAGAAATGTAGATATCGTTGTTACTGAAAATGTATATATACCAGTTTGGGGTACTTTTGTGACTACACCCAACATTAAGAACACTACTGCAGAGGTCGCCATTCAAATCGATTTGAGAAACGACAGTGGTTTGTCCCAATCGAGAAAGATTCATGTTGATATCTTAGATGCTAATAATAAAGTAGTTGGAAATTCAGTTCAGGAAGTACTTTTTCAAAATTCAAAAAAGAAGGTCATCAATACTAAAATAGTGATGGATAAGCCTCACTTTTGGGATCTTAATGATCCATATCTGTATTCTGCCAAAATCACTCTTATTGAGAATGGTAAAAAAGTACAAGAAAACGTAACTAGGTTTGGAGTGAGAGATATTCATTTTGATAAGGATAAAGGCTTTTTCTTAAATGGTAGAAATGTCAAAATCAAAGGTGTTTGTTTACATCATGATGCTGGAGCAGTAGGAGCAGCCGTTCCAAAAGATGTTTGGAGACGGAGGCTTACATTATTGAAAGAAGCAGGCTGTAATGCGATTAGAAGTGCACATAATCCAGCATCAGACGAGTTTTTAGACCTATGTGATGAGTTAGGCTTTCTTGTACAAAACGAGTTCTATGATGAATGGGATCTACCAAAAGACAAAAGGTATAATATGCATGATAAAGAAGTAGATTTCATTACTAGAGGACATGCAGAACATTTTCAGAATTGGGCGGAAAAAGATCTTAAAAATACAATGCTTTCAAGTCGAAACCATCCAAGTATTTTTCAATGGAGTATAGGCAATGAAATCGAGTGGACCTATCCGGGTAATCGTGGAGCGACGGGAATCTTTAAAGAAACCAATAAGGATGATAAGATGGATTGGACACTATGGAGAACAGAAGTTCCACCTCATACACCTGAAGAAGTTCGTGAATTTTGGAAAAACTATCCGGAACAGACTTTTAATATTGGTGCCACTGCAAAGAAATTAGCCGAATGGACCAAAGAAATGGATAGTACTCGATATATCACAGCCAATTGTATTTTACCTACATCAAGTTTTGAAACAGGATATACAGACGTTTTAGATGTTGTCGGATTTAGTTATAAACCTCACAAATACGATTATTTTAAGGAAACGTACCCTAACCAAATCATGATGGGGACAGAAAATGTTCCGAGGTGGTACGAATGGAAAGCAGCCCTGGAAAGAAACTTTATTGCAGGAGTCTTTCTATGGACGGGTATAGATTATTTGGGTGAGCGCAGAGCCAAAGAATGGCCGTTGAAAGCAACACCTCATGGTTTATTAGACACTGCAGGTTTTCCTAGAGGTTCATTTTATATGTTTAAATCTTTATGGAGAGATGATATCCCTGTGATGAGTATATACACTCAATCTGCTAAGCACTCTATATACAAAGAAGGGAGTAATGGTAAGGTTGTAGAGAAGAAAAAAGGATATTGGGAATTGGCTCCAAGAGAATGGCAAGATGTAAATCCTTATTGGAATTATAAAAATGGAGAGGAGACCATAGTAGAAGTATATTCTAATTGTGAAGAAGTAGAGTTGTTTCAAAATGGGAAATCTTTAGGAAAACAATATCTTAAAGATCAAGAAGATTATACCTACAAGTGGGCTGTAACTTATAAGAAAGGTAAATTAGAAGCTGGAGGAACTAAAAATGGTGTACCTTCTAAAGTATCATTGGAAACAACAGGCGAGGTGACGGCAATAAGGATTTCCAAAGACCGATCTACAATGGTGGCAAACAACGCTGATGTTTCTCATTTTATCGCTCAATTAGTGGATAAAAAGGGAAGAGCTGTAAAAAATTCAGAAGAAGAAATTACCTTTGAAATACAAGGTGATCATGCTTTCCTCGGAACGGACGGGGGAGATACAAGAAAAATAACGAATTATAAAAAACATACAGCAACGACAGTCAATGGGCAGTGTCTCATGATGGTTCAATCAACAGATAAGCCCACAAAACTAATAGTAACGGCTTATGTCAACGGTAAGAAATTAGAATCTAACGAGGTCATTGTTGATATCAATAAAAAGGGGACGATAACACAATAA
- a CDS encoding family 16 glycosylhydrolase, which translates to MKLTDILKGIILLGVILISIQVQAQNHPLSDLENKDNWVFNETLSDEFNGKKLDKDKWWILGENGDYRSKWKGRAPGQFVAENVKIRKGNLVLQSKWDPKFKFIEEKNNGVYYGGTKESFDGSHPITQACIMSESFFQYGYMEIRCKIADAPVTSGFWTTGYKSEIDMIENFGKLPIGNPKKKNTDLEKKYRTNIINWEAKRDPDFETYKAEDVMSERLAEDYHVYGFEWDKDYVKTFFDGQLIRHVTREELEKENQWKHQFPQELWINSEVFSWYGLPTAKDLEKPAEFLVDYVRIWQKEITGPEFDALGFEGPFYFQGRSVNWWCKAKEPWRISNEKSSDGTFALRFKMDKKIKNKSSIFSPFGSLNLPKGDNELNFKIWIDKETEVDQLTFVLQSPYKPIKVNLSDVKKNKWVEVSVPFKRKEGSNLALKNGDRIQLFVTADDLKSTTALFYIDEISFKNITKETK; encoded by the coding sequence ATGAAATTAACAGACATATTAAAAGGGATTATACTATTGGGTGTTATACTTATATCTATTCAAGTACAGGCTCAGAATCATCCATTATCAGACCTTGAAAATAAGGACAATTGGGTTTTTAATGAGACTTTAAGTGATGAATTTAATGGGAAAAAACTAGATAAAGACAAATGGTGGATTTTAGGAGAGAATGGTGATTACCGCTCAAAATGGAAAGGTAGGGCACCAGGACAATTTGTGGCAGAAAATGTGAAAATCCGTAAAGGAAACCTTGTACTTCAATCTAAGTGGGATCCCAAATTCAAGTTTATCGAAGAAAAAAATAATGGGGTGTACTATGGGGGAACAAAAGAGTCATTTGATGGAAGCCACCCAATTACACAAGCTTGTATTATGAGTGAATCTTTTTTCCAATACGGGTACATGGAAATAAGATGTAAAATCGCTGATGCTCCTGTAACATCTGGCTTTTGGACGACAGGATATAAATCAGAAATTGATATGATTGAGAACTTTGGAAAGTTGCCTATTGGAAATCCAAAGAAGAAAAATACAGATCTTGAAAAAAAATATAGGACCAACATCATTAACTGGGAGGCCAAGAGAGATCCAGATTTTGAAACGTATAAAGCAGAAGATGTTATGTCAGAACGTTTAGCTGAAGACTATCATGTTTATGGTTTCGAATGGGACAAAGATTATGTAAAAACATTCTTTGATGGTCAATTGATAAGACATGTGACGAGAGAAGAACTGGAAAAAGAAAACCAATGGAAACATCAATTTCCGCAGGAATTGTGGATCAACTCAGAAGTATTTTCATGGTATGGACTTCCTACAGCTAAAGACCTTGAGAAGCCTGCAGAGTTTTTGGTAGACTATGTTCGTATATGGCAAAAAGAAATCACTGGTCCTGAGTTTGATGCACTTGGTTTTGAAGGTCCTTTCTATTTTCAAGGAAGAAGTGTAAATTGGTGGTGTAAAGCGAAAGAACCCTGGAGAATATCTAACGAAAAATCTTCTGATGGTACCTTTGCCTTAAGATTTAAAATGGATAAGAAGATAAAAAATAAGTCTTCTATATTTTCTCCTTTTGGATCATTAAATCTACCTAAGGGTGATAACGAATTAAATTTCAAAATTTGGATTGACAAAGAGACGGAAGTGGATCAACTGACTTTTGTTCTACAGAGTCCGTACAAACCAATCAAAGTTAATCTAAGTGACGTAAAGAAAAATAAATGGGTCGAAGTTTCAGTTCCTTTTAAAAGAAAAGAGGGGTCGAACTTGGCATTAAAAAATGGTGATAGGATACAATTATTTGTAACCGCTGACGACTTAAAGAGTACCACAGCATTGTTCTATATCGATGAAATATCTTTCAAGAATATCACAAAAGAAACGAAATAA
- a CDS encoding sulfatase-like hydrolase/transferase, translating to MKQIINRIWTVLLAFVCVASSVSAVEKGKSPRPNILLIVMDDLGYADVGFMPNAAKDIYTPNIDKLAEGGTIFTSAYVTHPYCGPSRTGLMTGRMPHVFGAQFNLAAFSGYGVASGELFMSDVLQSAGYHTGIVGKWHLGEEGEFHPNERGFDYFYGFLGGGHEYHSRTWLPAKTYNPEGYQPGAYGMDYNRPMMKNKTYLETGKDKYVTDVLTDATLEFIDESSEKEKPFFLYLSYNAPHTPLQAKQSDIAEIQQKLGKDAAQKGSKRLTYTAMMYNVDYNIQRIVEKLEEKGELENTMIVFISDNGGKTPAGANNQPLKGRKGDAYEGGFRVPMFVYYPNSKMKKGDVNTHNFSALDFFPTFAAIAGADIPKDKILDGKNVWKSIENNTDPRKDESVYVLRHYFRIPRNGNVNPSNIQKFNDLNKVGVVRNNFKLYSNGDGEWKLFDLSTDIGETKNIAAKHPELVKDMKATVNEWTYTWEDKRPEFFDAPHYNFEANWNKFNMPNFEKTFGEMHLDKKSK from the coding sequence ATGAAACAGATTATTAATCGCATATGGACTGTACTACTTGCCTTTGTGTGTGTGGCATCAAGTGTATCAGCAGTCGAGAAAGGGAAATCACCACGGCCTAATATTCTATTGATTGTAATGGATGACTTAGGGTATGCTGATGTTGGATTTATGCCCAATGCAGCGAAAGATATATATACACCTAACATTGATAAATTAGCTGAAGGAGGAACGATTTTTACTTCAGCATATGTAACGCATCCGTATTGTGGTCCTAGTAGAACGGGATTAATGACAGGTAGAATGCCTCATGTTTTTGGAGCTCAATTTAACTTGGCTGCATTTTCTGGTTATGGTGTCGCAAGTGGAGAGTTATTTATGTCGGACGTTTTACAATCGGCAGGGTACCATACTGGTATTGTAGGGAAATGGCATTTAGGAGAAGAAGGTGAATTCCATCCAAATGAAAGAGGCTTTGATTATTTCTATGGTTTCCTTGGTGGAGGTCATGAATATCATTCTAGAACTTGGTTACCTGCAAAAACATACAATCCAGAAGGATATCAACCGGGAGCATATGGGATGGATTACAATCGTCCTATGATGAAAAATAAGACCTATTTAGAAACAGGGAAGGATAAGTATGTAACAGATGTACTTACGGATGCCACTTTGGAATTTATCGATGAATCTTCTGAAAAGGAAAAACCTTTTTTCTTATACTTATCGTACAATGCACCGCATACACCGCTTCAAGCAAAGCAATCTGATATTGCTGAGATTCAGCAGAAGTTAGGAAAAGATGCTGCACAGAAAGGTAGTAAAAGACTTACTTATACTGCCATGATGTACAATGTGGATTATAATATCCAACGCATTGTAGAGAAATTGGAAGAAAAGGGTGAACTTGAGAACACAATGATTGTTTTTATTAGTGATAATGGAGGAAAAACACCTGCAGGAGCTAATAATCAACCTTTAAAAGGAAGAAAAGGAGATGCATACGAAGGGGGCTTTAGAGTACCAATGTTTGTTTACTATCCAAATAGCAAAATGAAAAAAGGAGATGTAAATACGCATAATTTTTCAGCGTTAGATTTCTTTCCAACATTTGCAGCAATAGCGGGAGCAGATATACCAAAGGATAAAATATTGGATGGTAAAAACGTTTGGAAGAGTATTGAAAACAATACTGATCCACGTAAAGATGAGAGTGTGTATGTGCTAAGACACTACTTTAGAATACCTCGTAATGGGAATGTCAACCCATCAAACATCCAAAAATTTAATGATTTGAATAAAGTTGGAGTGGTAAGAAATAATTTCAAGCTTTATTCAAATGGTGATGGAGAATGGAAGCTGTTTGATTTATCAACTGATATTGGTGAAACTAAAAATATTGCTGCTAAACACCCTGAATTAGTGAAGGACATGAAGGCAACAGTTAATGAGTGGACCTATACTTGGGAAGATAAAAGACCAGAATTTTTTGATGCACCTCACTACAATTTCGAAGCGAATTGGAATAAGTTCAATATGCCAAACTTCGAAAAAACATTTGGGGAAATGCACCTCGATAAAAAAAGTAAATAA
- a CDS encoding T9SS type A sorting domain-containing protein codes for MKRIILLSLLSISLFRVYAQVNPLSDPDNDGGWILNKWASDEFNGTSLNKDKWWVLGENNDYRAKWKGRAPGQFAGHNVRVENGELILTSQWEPGFDYAVETNNGCYYGGTTSGPDGSKPITQASVMSETFFRYGYMEIRCKAADGPVTSAFWTTGYHSEIDMTENYGRRPIGNPENQPDELERKFRTNLISWDPDRAEDHANWKVEDDMEVRMAEDYYVFGFEWDKEYMKTYFNGKLVRSVTKEELVKNDQWRYDYPHEIWLSSEVFYWYGLPSEADFAEPVEYKVDYIRVWQKEETQSFFNAKGFEGPFYFKGRSVQWWNSANHPWRIRNEKAAEGEFSLKFEKAGVFSGNYSIFSPFGSINLPAGDNEVSLKVWLDKDTEVDNLQVTLFNPRITIRLNTKDIAKEEWVTVTQSFSREEASNQSLTDGDRIQLMLRERDIQSEKVLLYVDDIQFKNDLDSGPPEYTTPDDEYPDENHGDGDKDETPKEDETTDPDDSDKDAEVTDPTSIDFDQKEFTVYPNPTMDILNIQGDGMGIIEIWSSQGTLLRRWNKTESLSKVSLNGFINGMYFVVVKAQGKVFRYKIMKQ; via the coding sequence ATGAAAAGGATTATATTACTAAGCTTACTATCAATCTCTCTTTTTCGCGTCTATGCACAAGTAAATCCCTTATCTGATCCCGATAATGATGGAGGTTGGATCCTCAATAAATGGGCAAGTGATGAGTTTAATGGTACATCACTCAACAAAGATAAATGGTGGGTTCTAGGAGAAAATAATGATTATAGAGCCAAGTGGAAAGGCAGAGCACCAGGACAATTTGCAGGGCATAATGTAAGAGTTGAAAATGGAGAATTGATTCTTACTTCTCAATGGGAGCCGGGTTTTGATTATGCAGTGGAAACGAATAACGGTTGTTATTATGGCGGTACCACTTCAGGCCCCGATGGAAGTAAACCCATTACACAGGCAAGTGTGATGAGCGAAACGTTCTTTCGTTATGGTTATATGGAAATCAGATGTAAAGCAGCAGATGGTCCTGTTACCTCAGCTTTCTGGACGACAGGTTATCATAGTGAAATAGATATGACTGAAAATTACGGTCGTCGTCCGATTGGAAACCCTGAGAATCAACCCGATGAATTAGAACGTAAATTCCGCACTAATTTAATCAGTTGGGATCCCGATAGAGCAGAAGACCATGCCAATTGGAAAGTGGAAGACGATATGGAAGTACGTATGGCCGAAGACTATTACGTATTTGGTTTTGAGTGGGATAAAGAATACATGAAAACGTATTTCAATGGTAAACTAGTTCGATCTGTAACAAAGGAAGAGTTAGTAAAAAATGACCAATGGAGATATGATTATCCTCATGAAATCTGGCTGTCATCTGAGGTGTTTTATTGGTATGGTTTACCAAGTGAAGCAGATTTTGCAGAGCCAGTTGAGTATAAAGTGGATTATATCAGAGTTTGGCAAAAAGAGGAAACACAATCTTTTTTTAACGCAAAAGGATTTGAAGGTCCGTTTTACTTTAAAGGAAGAAGTGTTCAATGGTGGAATTCGGCCAATCATCCTTGGAGAATTAGAAATGAAAAAGCTGCAGAAGGTGAATTTAGTTTAAAGTTTGAGAAAGCAGGAGTTTTCTCTGGGAACTATTCTATCTTCTCACCATTTGGATCAATCAACTTACCTGCGGGTGATAATGAAGTGAGTCTAAAGGTTTGGTTAGATAAAGATACAGAGGTAGATAACCTACAGGTAACACTGTTCAATCCTAGGATTACAATACGTCTAAATACTAAAGATATTGCCAAAGAAGAATGGGTGACTGTCACTCAAAGTTTCTCTAGAGAGGAAGCTTCGAATCAAAGTCTAACAGACGGAGACAGAATACAATTAATGCTAAGAGAAAGAGATATTCAAAGTGAAAAAGTACTTTTATATGTCGATGATATTCAGTTTAAAAATGATTTAGATTCAGGACCACCAGAGTATACAACTCCTGATGATGAATATCCTGATGAAAACCATGGCGATGGAGATAAAGATGAAACGCCAAAGGAGGATGAAACGACAGATCCAGATGATTCGGACAAAGATGCCGAAGTAACAGATCCAACATCAATAGATTTTGACCAAAAAGAGTTTACTGTTTATCCTAACCCGACTATGGATATATTAAATATTCAGGGTGATGGTATGGGAATCATAGAAATATGGTCTTCGCAGGGTACTTTATTAAGGCGATGGAATAAAACGGAATCCTTGAGTAAAGTATCATTAAATGGTTTTATCAATGGAATGTATTTCGTTGTAGTAAAAGCTCAAGGAAAAGTATTCCGATATAAAATCATGAAACAATAA
- a CDS encoding glycoside hydrolase family protein yields the protein MKIIRKLILLQLIMVVPLVLFAQIEKRSDVGYQGPSTNEIQSLPIVATLHPSGHANTDIKNFQNAINTAARKKGGRIIVEKGNYQLKDIQLKSNVHFECKKGVVFMPRLDLENNTKVQLIFAIGRFANENIENVTFIGEGDISQRPRFYYDRTIAKKCRAFTVGKVTNLYIQNFSVTDDQTVFSAISLNMRKKGTSKNDRPKNVTIKDLSIYNASYGYGLVQGNTGENIWLKNLQSIGGVTARIETHTGREHNVGVDNVIIEDVVCTQGKAAVSMQPHVVENGVVTVNRAKAIRCEWGVMIKDGFISKKLDKSKHWELGSFAKGSSIKNVEMIHGEATTISRQSKVYIPDALMKFYQEDSSPDKETGIGCKLGPSIAAILNLASDEVDIDKKSISHTGKQSEDRLLIVTEEVKRVRSN from the coding sequence ATGAAAATCATTAGAAAACTTATTCTCTTACAACTTATAATGGTTGTGCCTTTAGTACTGTTTGCTCAAATAGAAAAAAGATCAGATGTTGGTTACCAAGGTCCTAGTACGAATGAAATACAATCGTTGCCAATCGTTGCTACTTTACATCCTTCTGGTCACGCAAATACTGATATAAAGAACTTTCAAAATGCAATTAATACTGCGGCTCGAAAAAAAGGGGGAAGAATTATTGTCGAGAAAGGAAATTACCAATTAAAGGATATTCAACTAAAATCAAACGTACATTTTGAGTGTAAAAAAGGTGTTGTTTTTATGCCGAGACTGGATTTGGAGAACAATACGAAAGTACAATTGATTTTTGCTATCGGTCGTTTTGCCAATGAAAATATTGAAAATGTCACTTTTATTGGAGAAGGGGATATTTCACAAAGGCCTCGATTTTATTACGACCGTACTATCGCAAAAAAATGCAGAGCTTTTACTGTCGGGAAAGTCACCAACTTATATATTCAGAACTTCTCTGTAACTGATGATCAAACTGTTTTTTCTGCTATTTCCTTGAATATGAGAAAAAAAGGAACATCCAAAAATGATCGTCCCAAAAATGTAACCATCAAAGACTTATCTATTTATAATGCTTCTTACGGTTATGGTTTGGTACAAGGAAATACGGGTGAAAATATTTGGTTGAAAAACCTACAATCTATTGGTGGAGTAACGGCGCGTATAGAAACACATACAGGAAGAGAACACAATGTGGGAGTGGATAATGTAATCATTGAAGATGTTGTTTGTACTCAAGGAAAAGCGGCAGTATCCATGCAGCCACATGTTGTAGAAAATGGGGTTGTTACTGTAAATCGAGCAAAGGCGATTCGTTGTGAATGGGGTGTGATGATCAAAGATGGTTTTATTTCTAAGAAATTAGATAAGAGTAAACATTGGGAGTTAGGTTCCTTTGCTAAAGGATCATCCATCAAAAATGTAGAAATGATTCATGGAGAAGCCACGACTATATCGAGACAATCAAAAGTGTATATCCCTGATGCTTTAATGAAGTTTTACCAAGAAGATAGTTCACCAGATAAGGAAACAGGCATTGGTTGTAAGTTAGGACCATCTATAGCGGCCATTCTAAATTTAGCATCTGATGAGGTAGACATCGATAAAAAATCAATATCCCATACGGGTAAACAATCGGAAGATAGATTGTTAATTGTAACTGAGGAAGTTAAAAGAGTTCGTTCAAATTAA